A window of Grus americana isolate bGruAme1 unplaced genomic scaffold, bGruAme1.mat scaffold_257, whole genome shotgun sequence contains these coding sequences:
- the LOC129200521 gene encoding PHD finger protein 7-like, whose product MKQQDPDSREQGGLLCSFQRCFVCGETGAAITCQHKGCDRSFHLPCASEGECVTQFFGLYRSFCWEHRPEQAVQAAPEHNTTCIICLGLVEDKKSYHTMVCPACQHAWFHRTCIQKQAIHAGVCFRCLRCQSKDQFVMEMLTMGIRISKRQPSRESDQAFGLVYQRHIRCNASKCLCLGGREQAEEEGSWQMLLCSSCAAKGIHRRCSYLRNSATTWQCDCCAGLGPGASDKSELASIRTASQAASGLSHGSLVPESSRPSTITYTPPGPSRSSPGPESSSRSSHLGPDRIRHRSQLQHRAQKPYSRPGKPRGTSHVPAPSVEPSSPSTAWQMALGLFLGLLALQRSSSTSASQAASGLSRGALVLESSSRSSHPGPDRIRHRSRLQHRAQKPYSRPGRCC is encoded by the exons ATGAAGCAGCAGGACCCCGACTCGAGGGAGCAAG gggggctgctctgctctttccagcgCTGCTTCGTTTGCGGCGAGACGGGCGCCGCCATCACCTGCCAGCACAAGGGATGCGACCGCAGCTTCCATCTCCCTTGCGCCTCAGAGGGTGAATGTGTCACCCAGTTCTTCGGGCTGTACAG gtccttctgctgggagcaccgcccagagcaggcagtgcaggcCGCTCCAGAGCACAACACCACCTGCATCATCTGCCTGGGCCTCGTGGAGGACAAAAAGTCCTACCACACCATGGTGTGCCCAGCATGCCAACACGCCTGGTTCCACCGGACCTGCATCCAGAAGCAGGCTATCCATGCCGGCGTCTGCTTCCGCTGCTTGCGTTGCCAAAGCAAAGATCAGTTCGTGATGGAAATGCTCACCATGGGGATTCGAATCTCCAAGAG acAACCGTCACGGGAGAGCGACCAGGCATTTGGACTGGTGTATCAGAGGCACATCCGCTGCAATGCCAGCAAGTGCCTTTgtctgggaggcagggagcaggcagaggaagaggg GTCCTGGCAGATGCTCCTGTGTAGCTCCTGCGCAGCCAAAGGCATCCACAGGCGCTGCTCCTACCTGAGGAACAGCGCAACCACCTGGCAGTGTGactgctgtgctggcctgggcCCTG GCGCCAGTGACAAGTCAGAGCTTGCCAGCATCAGAACCGCCAGCCAGGCGGCATCGGGGCTGTCCCATGGCTCCCTGGTGCCTGAGAGCAGCAGGCCCAGCACCATCACCTACACACCACCGGGGCCAtcccgcagctccccagggcctgaaagcagcagccgctccagccaCCTTGGGCCAGACCGCATCCGGCACCGCTCGCAGTTACAACATCGGGCGCAAAAGCCATACAGCCGGCCTGGCAAACCCCGTGGGACCAGCCATGTGCCAGCTCCAAGTGTCGAgccgagcagccccagcactgcctggcagATGGCGCTGGGGCTGTTCCTCGGTTTGCTGGCGctccagaggagcagctccacctctgccagccaggCAGCGTCGGGGCTGTCCCGTGGCGCTCTGGTGCTCGagagcagcagccgctccagccaCCCTGGGCCAGACCGCATCCGACACCGCTCGCGGTTACAACATCGGGCGCAAAAACCATACAGCCGGCCTGGAAGATGCTGCTGA